The Oryctolagus cuniculus chromosome 13, mOryCun1.1, whole genome shotgun sequence sequence cagacagaaaaggaggCATCGTCGGCACCGACTGCAGTTAGAGAATGGTACAAAAGAACTTCTTCTCTCGGAAGGGGTTTTCTGACGCAGGCACAGGACTGATGAGAGGGTCTTCCCGCACGTGGGCTTCACAGTAGGCCAGGAGGTCTGcagctgcctgggagacctgtagggacacacagcacaggtgctCGGTCAAGGCCAGTTCACAGGATGGTTCACTGAGGGAGTCCCGTGGACAGTGGTGGGCAAAGGTGCGGCTGGCTGTGCGCGGCCAGCCAAAGGCCATGCCCAGGCAAGAGAGGACTCAATGCAAACCCCCAGGAGAGATGTGCCCTAGGATGGCAGGCAGCAGAGACACAGGAAAACATCCTGAAAGCTGGTTCATGCCACAGAggtctgtaacagctggggccgggccaggctgaagcctggagctgaagtctcccatgtgcaaggcagagacccaactaccgCAGCCATCATGGCctcctctcagggtgcacacgagcaggaagctgggtcagaggaggaggagccaggacgcaaacccaggcacctgatatgggatgcaggtgtcccaggtggtgtcttCAGTACTCCACTAacgcctccccctctcccccagtgGTTCTTGTTCTACTCTCAGCTGGGGGACAAGTGGACAAGTGGAAGCCCCAGGATCCACGCGACTCTGCTAACCAGCTCTAGAAGCGTACAGGATACTGCCCCAGCCACACCAGCACAAGCGTACTTATTTTTGTCAGTTCACTGCAAATCCACTCTCACTCCCCATAGAGCGAGGCCCTTCATCCTCCTCGACAGAACACATGCTTTCCCCGGGGGTGGCAGCTCCCCTGCGGCACAGCTGCCCCTCACTGTCACACAGCTCTTTCCACTCCAGGTTCCTTACGGGCTTATCTTCACCCGCTGGTACATGGCAACCGTGCATCCAACTGTCCCCAGCTCAAGTCCAGAGGGGAAGCTGAGTGGCACAGGGCAGGATGCCAGGAAGCATCCtcgaagagggagacagagctacTGGCTCACTGTCCGTCATGCGCTTGGCTAATGAATCCCCGCACATTAACTCATCCTGCCCAGGAGCCTGTTCTGCCCGCACGTGCCTATCAGAGGCTCACATGCTGGGGTAAGCACACAGAGTCAAATGAAGTGCTGTGAGAACATGCAACGTCTAACTTTTCCAGAATGATACAAGCCATGCCACAAGTGGATGACAAAGTGTTTCAAACCACGCGAGCCACACGATTCCCTTCTGAGGTTTAACTCCCAATATTTTACACAGATTCAACCTCTGACTCCCAGCCAGGTCCACCTCTTTTTGCACATATTCCAGTTAATAACTCTGGTAGAGACATATGAGaatagtgaattttttttctctcaaatacatCAACATGAAGTTGAGATCAATTAACCTAAGTCCTGGCAAAGCCTGCATTTGTTGGGAGTGTGGAATGGAGAAAGTTCTACCTCCACCCCTAAGCTAGCTGTGTGAGCTTGGGGAAGTGACTCAACCCCTCAGAGCTTtacttttctcatctgcaaatgcAGTCTGCTATCTCTAAAGGGACTTTTACTCTAAATAGTAGTCTACGATCCCACCTTTGAAAGCACTGTGGTCAGCATTTAAAACCCTACGTACGTGTCTGCTGAGTTGTATGGGAGTGTTTGAAGTTTGTAGTGGTGGACAGGACACCCGTGCAGGAATCTCCCAGGGAAGAGGGTGCCCGGGGGAGGACCAAGGCCGCAGGAGACCTGCGCAGTCGCTGCCAGGGAGGCCGACTCCGTCCGCAGAGCTGTGGCCCATACACAAGCAGATGGGACTCGCACAGTGAGTACTGCAGTGCACGGCCAGACCCCGGGAGACAGCCCTGCGTGCCCCAGCTCACTGCCACCTCTTGAATAAAGGCCAAGTGCTCTCCCTGACCACCTCCGTGTCATCACCCTTGCCCCACAGCGGGCACCTCATCACGCCCTGGGAAGCACAGGTtgctgggtctcccccatggccACCCTGGGCCACTGAATTCACCCACTCACCCCTCTGGCACCCACTGGGAAGTGGTGTCCGCTGCTGCCCAGCACAGAAAGAGGGCTGCAGCGTTGAAGCAACCACCTTCACCCTTGAAGGGCCCCAGCCTCTTGGATCTGCCAGACGTTGGCCCTGACCGGAGGGAGCTCTTCCAGGTTTTCATTTCTGAATGTCTCGCTGGACTCCTCCTTTCCATTTGCTCATCTAGTTCCTGTTTTGGGACATACTCCAGTTGATTCTGAATTCTCTCTCAGCCTCATTATCTCACCCAGGAAGTACTCACTGAATAGTCACCTTTTAGCTAATGGAGAGGATAGAATGCAGGGGAAAGAAAAGGCAAGATTTGGAAGATCTAACTGAGAAGATACACACGTTATGATGCTCCTGTAACAATCTGCACTCACAGAGGAGCAGCTGCATGCCACTGCAGCAGCCTGACCGGAGGCAAGGAGATGGGCCGTCCCCTTGGCAGCGGTCTCCTTGGTAAACCTACCGCCTTGCCCAGAAGGTGGCCCTTGGTCTTTTGGGCCCCAAAATATGACTTTCTGGCATACTGAGAATGGATCATTTTTTTGTGGAAGACTTATATTTGACAGGTTCAGGAGGTGGCTGCACAAAACCATAAAAATAACAGTAGCTAACATTTATCGAGTGGTCAGTATGTGCTGGCCATGGAGTTGAATCCGTCACCTAATTCTTCTGATTTACCCACCTAATTCTTCTGAtaggtacaatttttaaaatggatttcaaTTCACACAAACTGAATATTGTATAATACAACATgatgtattcttatttttaaaaattttcagaaaatattttacttatttatttgagaggcagagttatagagagagggaaagacagagagaaaggtcttccaaccactggttcactccccaaatggccacaatggccagagctgagctgatctgaagccaggagcttctttcaggtctcctacatgggtgcaggaacccaagcacttgggccgctttcccaggccacaagcagagagctggattggaagaggagcagctgggacacgaactagcacccatatgggatgctggcaccacaggtaggggcttagcatactatgccacagtactggcccatacatgatgtgttttttaaaattttattttcatttgaaaggaagagagacagagagtgagagaggtcttccatccactgggtcactcccccagatgctggcaacagccaaggctaggccaggctgaagccaggagccagggactcaatcctagtctcccatgtgggtcagaactcaagtactcaggccatcaccagctgcctcctggggtacacattagcaggaagttggactcggaagcagagtcagaactcgaacccaggcactccaatatgcaatgcAGGTCTCAGGAGTGGTGTCTTCACTGTTACAAACATGGTATTTTGCTATATGTATATGTTGTGAATGGCTAAATTGAGCCAGTGAACGTATTTATtacctcaaatatttattcatatgatGTGTGCTGTgtagtaaaaattttttaaatctactcTTTTAGCAATTTCTCAGTATACATGATGAGGATTAGTCTTAAAGCTcttgtacagatgaggaaactaagacaCAATGGTTAAGAAGGCCACACATCTAGGACAGGAAACCAGAATCTGAAGCTAAGCAGTCTACACTGTACAGAACCCACACTCTCGGCCACCATGCCACAGCAGTGACTTACTCAGTGATAGTGAGATAACTGTCAAGTGCCCAGCACCCTCTCTCCTTGCAGATCAGCTAGCTACCCGGGAGCCCACAGGACCAGAAAGAAGAAACAGCCTGGCACCTAAAGTTTCTTAAGTCGCTTCATTTAATCTGGGGACAGTAAGTGTCCTTGGCTGAGACTCGCTCCTCTCCCCACCGGCCTGCGCTGAGAAGTGCTGGGACGGACACTgacactgtggcctgggagagtctcctccctccaggctcctggcctggaaATCCCCCTTCCACCTCCACGTGGGACCCAACTACTGTAGTCAGAAGTTGGCCTGCTAAACTATCCTGACAGCATCTGTCCCCGGATCCATGACTGCTTACACAGAAGGCATTGATATTCGCCAGCGGTGAAATGGATTAGTTTAATTCTCTGCGCACAACCTGGAGGGGGCTGCTGCACCACCAACCAGAGCATCATGGCTGAGGCATTGCAGGAGGGGGCTCAGTGCTGGGACTCTGGGGGACAGCCCGCGGGGCCTGCAATCCTCTCTCACCCTAGCGTGTCTTCCTGCCCTTGTCTGCCGCACCCTAGCAATCACGCTGTCACAGTCTGGCCTTGCCATGCCAAGCAGGGCTCCTTTAGGAACCGTTCTGTCACTTCCCAAAGGTGAGACTGGACTGGAGACCACAGTTGTTCTTACACTGCCTCCTTTTGTTAGGATTGCACTTCCGCTGTCCTGAGCACCGCTACAGTTCTCCTCTGGATTGTGGAGTCCTGACTTCCCATGTGTAGGACAGAAATGAACACATCATGAGGCCAGTATCAGCACCAGTTTAAGGCCAATTGTGTGCATCTCTTTTGGCTTCTTGCACTATTAATTTTCTAGATGCACTCAAGACTGATCGATACAAAGCTGCTGCAGCCTGAACGCCTCTCCAGAACTCATGCCGACTGCTACTGTGAGGTGCTAGGAGGAGGACCTCTACGAGGATGGTAAGAGCATGGAGGCACCACCCTGCCTGTGAACCAAGGCTGGAAGTGGGTGAGCTATCTTGGAATGGGCTGCTGAGAAAAGGCTGAGTCGGGccccatttctttcctttatatgTCACCCTGTCTGTAGCAGACTGCTACCGCAGCAAAAGTGGACTATGACAGTAACACTGTAAAGGGTGGTCTACTCGGAcacagctgtgttttttttttttgtttgtttgtttgtttaagaattattttatctatttgaaagagagttaacagagagaggtagaaccagagagagagagaggtcttccattccgctggttcactccccaaatgaccgtaacagccagagctgagctgaagccaggagccaggagcttcctccgggtttcccacccaggtgcaggggcccaaggacttgggccaccttctgttttcccaggcgcattagcagggagctggatcggaagtggagtatctgggactcgaactggcacccatatgggatgctggtactgcaggctggggctttaacctgctgtgccacagcaccggccctggacaCAGCTGTTTTTAATAGGCTCGgtcatctttttatatttttttttaacttttatttaataaatttccaaagtacggcttttggattacagcagcttttcccacccgcaaccatcccattcttcatcaagattcattttcaattatttttatatacacaagatcaatttagtatatactaagtaaagatttcaacagtttgcacccacacagatacacaaagtataaagtactgtttgagtactagttataccattacttcacatagtgcaacacattaaggacagagatcctacatggggagtaagtgcacagggattcctgttgatttaacaattgacagtcttatttatgatgttagtaatcacttgaggctcttgtcatgagctgccaaggctatggaagcctcttgagtttgccaactctgatcttatttagacaaggtcatagtcaaagtggaggttctctccttccttcagagaaaggtacctccttctttgatggcccattctttccgctgggatcgcactcacagaaatctttaatttagtttagtttttttttttttttttgccagttttcttggctttccatgccggagaaactctcatgggctttttagccagattcgaatgccttaagggctgattctgaggccagagtgctgtttaggacatctgccattctgtgagtctgctgtgtatcctgcttcccatgttagatcatgcTCTCCTTTTTAagtctatcagttagtatcagcagtcactagtcttatttatgtgatctctttgactcttagacctatcattatgatcaattgtgaactgaaactcatcacttggactagtgagatggtattggtacatgccaccttgatgggattgaattggaatcccctggcacatttctaactctaccattagggtaaGTCCGATTGTAGGCTCGGTCATCTTACAACAAAATCACACAGGGAGTTTTCCAGCTTAATCAGCTCCCTTGTCTCACTGTATCACCAAAGTTATATTGGGGAACCCCTGAAGTGATCAAACAAGCTCAGTCCAGGCGATGGCTGTCATGACGAGCCTTACATGTGAAGGCGGCATCCTCATACACAGCTCAGTATCCAGGTGATACTCAGGTTGAATGGGAGGGCTTTCTTATTCGGCCCTCATTGATTGTTTATGGCTGGACCTTTCCTACCTAGAAAACACAGGCTGTGAACATTGCCAGTTCCCATAAAACATCTAGtatctttgaaacaaaataagAGGCAGGtgtcgtggtgtagcaggtaaagccgctgcctgcgacacctgcatcctatatgtgtgcaggtttgaatcttggctactccatttccattctagctccctgataatacacctgggaaagcagtggaagatggcccaagtgcttgggcacctgcatacaagtgggagaccaggaagaagctcctggctcttggctttggcttggctcagctctggccgttgtggccatttggggggtgaaccagcatatggaagagcttgctctccctctcgttctctcccttccttcctccctctcgctctgtaactctgcctttcaaataaataaaataagtcttagaaaaaaaaaactgttttcagAGAGGAAACTGTACTCTGGTAGAAAACTGTAAACTCCCTTCCTGTGTGTGCCTTCTTGTCAAGCCTGAAGTTGGCCTGAGTTCAAGTCAGCTATGATGAAATGCTCAGAGCATCCCTGCTTCCCTCTTTGGTATTGAACTGTTATGGTTATAAGATAACAGATGTTGAAAGCAAAAGCAGTCAGTAGCCTGGGAACAACTGTGGAATTCTACCATTACATTTCAGACTGAAAGAGGTGATTAAGACAGCCCAAGTTAGCACATAATCCTGTTAGTTGCACTATAATTACAAGCTTCAATGATGGGAGAAAATGTTGCAATTACTATACTTACACTCTATGACAAGACAGATGACATAATTACCATCTGGCTGTGACACCACTGCACTTATCCTTTGCATCTGAAGAGACCTACACCTATTTCTCAGCAACCCTGGTCTACTTAACACTACCAGTTGGGACTGATTAAAAGCATCTTTGGTGGTTTTGCTTGTTCTTTCCTCCACCCCAAGAAAATATACTGCAAGATTATAATTAGGTGCACAGTCAAGTTGTGGCCAGCATGGCCCAGGGCTAGCATTTACAAGGCTGAACTTGAACTTGGTGTGCATTCTACTGGAGACATGTGTGGGTTACTCCTAACAGTATTCTCAGAACATTACAGTTACATGCCTTACTCTAAATTCTCTACAATCACCACAGGGTGAACCTTTGTGAttcccccaacttttttttttaagattttatttatttatttgagaggtagagttacagacagagagagggagaggcagagagaaaggtcttccatccactggttcattccccaaatagctgcaatggctggagctgggctgatccaaagccaggagccaggagtttcttccgggtctcccacattggtgcagggaaccaagtactggggtcatcttccactgctttctcaggccataacatagagctggatcagaagaggggcagctgggactctaactggcacccatttgggatgctggctctgcaggcagaggcttagcctactgtgccacagcactggcccctccctcttcttctacCATTGAGAAGTATTGGAGAATAACACACCAGTTCTGAAGGGAACTCTCTGGATGCTTCCATATTAATGGCTTCCGGTGGATACCAATAACTACTTCATTGCTCCTGATCAATACAATCAACGACATAAGGAATTCTCCTTCACTGGTAAATGGCCTACATGGGCTATTTACATCTGGTGGGTCCCAGACGGCATCTAGCTGGGAGTGGGGAAAGTTGTACCAGCAGAAACCAGAGGAAGGAATGGTGGGAGAGAAGTGTGGATGAGAGAGTCATACAACAGAGTCCCTCTGTGAATTCTCAGGTCAAGTGTCCCCCAGCAGGGTAACCACTGTCATTGGCAGAAAGGCTTTTTGTTTCTTCCATCAAAAGCAAACTGCACACTGGAAGATGCAGGAAAGAGAGTTTTAATATCACCAACTGCACCTGCACAATAGCTATTATTCCATGGCTTTCGCCACCTAACAGGGAAGCCCTCACTTAGCTTGTCCAGAGCATGACTGGCCCAGATCCACCATGGACTTTGACTTGACACCCCTTTTAGCAGGTCGGTGTATGTCCCGGCCAATTGCCCctagttttggttttttttttttttttttttttttttttttgacagagtggacagtgagagagagagacagagagaaaggtcttcgttttaccgttggttcaccctccaatggctgttgcagccagcgcgctgcgctgatctgaatccaggagccaggtgcttctcctggtctcccatgcaggtgcagggcccaaacacttgggccatcctccacggtgcgccggccgcggccgccattggagggtgaaccaacggcaaaggaagacctttctctctgtctctctcactgtccactctgcctgtaaaaaaaaaaaaaaaaaaaaaaaaaaaagaaacatgctcTCCGTGTctcctctgttactctttcaaataaataaatgaatgcataaatcttttatttaaaaggaaacaagCCCAACAATGCCGTACTCAGGGCACTCGGCTTTCATTCCTGTAAATCGGAAGCTAACACCTGCCGGCTTGCTGCTAGCTGCTACAATGGGTGCTCTTCCACATATGGGGGCTACATTTCCATGATTCTTGTGGAGTGATGGTAGGACAGAGAACATCTGAGGAAACAGATGAGGACTGGAAAGCTTCCCTGTGAATGTGACAACTCCTTTTCTTCTCCAAATGAACTTTCCCCTTCCTGTTCTACTTCCCCCATTCTGGTCTTTGATTTCAACTCAAAGGTTTTTCTCCTTTTATCTGACTCTGTTCCTGAACTACACATTCTGATCACCCTGTCTTTATTTCTAACTTTGACTGTAGAACATTAGCATCTGAGTTGCTTGATTTCTAAAGATCCAGGTGAGAATTAAGAATGTTCCTGTAGAGaataataaaaggaagaaatgcgTTAAATCTAAATCATGAAATTATCTTAAGTTGGAGCCAGGGTTTAGACTGGACACATCAAAAGGGCAAAATCGACAATTCCTGTCACTAGACTCCTGGCTCTGTCAATGATATAAATGTCATTGATGTTTCTTTTCTCCTAGAAACTTTCTtttgggaccaatgctgtggttgagccatctcctgagacaccagcatcctctcTGAGCACTAGttagagtctggctgctccacttctgatccagctctctgctaatgtgcctgggaaagcagcaaaagatggccctagtgcttgggcccctgcaaacacatgggagacctggatggggtaccaggctcctggcttcagggtggctaagtcctggtcattgcagtcatttggagaatgaaccccagatggaagatctttctccccctctttctttgggtggggggagggagggagggagagtagaagggaggaagggagaaggaaaaaagaaacattgttCTTTTGACCCTCAACATTCCTGGGCATCTTAACTTCATCTTAAACTGGGAAGCCCAGTAGTTTTCAGAGTAAACTTCTAGAAATGACAATGCTGGCTCAAAGAGCatacataggggccggcgctgtggcatagcaggtaaaactgctgcctgcagtgccagcatcccatatgagtgccggttcatgtcccggctgctccactttggatccagctctctgctatggcctgagaaagcaacggaagatggccaagtccttgggcccctgtacccatgtgggaagacctggaagaggctcttggctcctggtttcagattggcacagctctggccgttatggccatctggggagtgaaccagtggatggaagacacctctttctctctcagcctctctgtaactctttcaaaaaaaaaaaaaaaaaaaaggcacacacaGCAAATATTTTGCCACTATTTTGCCACAGATCCTCGATTTCCTTTTGGAAAGTCTGTGCCAGTTTCCACGCCAACCACAAAAACAACTGCTGACTTCACCACACACTTGATGGACGACACTGGATTTCACTGAGAGAGAAAACATCCGGAATCTGGATTTCAGTGTTGTTTTTATCAAATTTCTTGTATTATTCATGAAAGGAAACTCTTTTTGTATGCTTCAGTATTCACATTTCTCCTTTTCAGACTGCctactacatttaaaaaaaaaatccccgaTTTTTCACTTATATTCAGAGATTTTAATCCTTTGTTATTTGGGTAGCAAATTCTTTTCCTTACTTTGGGGAATTGTTACTATAtagaattttccaaaattcagTAAAGGCTTTTACTTTatgaacagaattttttttttttttaaatt is a genomic window containing:
- the GNG4 gene encoding guanine nucleotide-binding protein G(I)/G(S)/G(O) subunit gamma-4; the encoded protein is MKEGMSSNSTTSISQARKAVEQLKMEACMDRVKVSQAAADLLAYCEAHVREDPLISPVPASENPFREKKFFCTIL